A single genomic interval of Candidatus Bathyarchaeota archaeon harbors:
- a CDS encoding CoB--CoM heterodisulfide reductase iron-sulfur subunit A family protein gives MVNLQNPVSETSKVGSVLVVGGGIGGIQAALDLAESGFKVYVLDNSSAIGGVMAQLDKTFPTNDCSMCILSPKLVECGRHLNVEVLTCSEVTEISGEVGNFNVSVRQRPRYVDIEKCTGCGVCAKFCPVDAIDTFNKGLSERTAIHINYPQAVPLVYMIDREKCVGCGLCKNVCLADAINYSDQEKEVRLNVGAVILAPGVEEFNARLKSEYGYGRYPNVVTSIEFERILSASGPFLGRVQRPSDGDIPRKIAFIQCVGSRDVTCGNGYCSSVCCMYSTKEAVIAREHMSQIEPTIFYIDLRAYGKDFDKYIERAKNEYGLRFVRCRVSEVKEIPKTQNLRIRYETEDGRLHEEEFNLVVLSVGFTPSENVKKLAKSLGVELNEHGFCKTQPFHPLETSRPGVFVCGMFSSPKDIPETVTQASAAATSVGELLSSVRGTLVKKKEYPKELDVRGQPPRIGVFICYCGINIGGIVDVPSVVDYAQTLPNVVYACENLYTCSSDTQEIIKKRIQEYELNRVIVASCSPRTHEPLFQETIKAAGLNRYLFEMANIRDQCSWVHMRNPEAATEKAKDLVRMAVAKARMLEPLERLSLGVTRRGLVIGGGLAGMTAVLALAEQGFEVDLVEKNNELGGFLRKIYYTLDNDDTQEYLRTIIEKVNSNKLIQVFLNAKVENVSGYVGNFKTTVTINSGSEAKKELDHGVIIVATGGEEHHPNEYLYGKDRRILTQLELENTIATAGNEKFGNMVMIQCVGSRNDEHPYCSRMCCGEAVKNALKIKEKDPDANVYILYRDIRTYGLMEEHYRRAREAGVVFIRYEEENKPKVAKAASGGKEVLQISVFEPTIQEDIIIDADLLVLSAAVIPLEENETLAKMLKVPVNEDGFFLEAHAKLRPVDFATEGIFVCGMAHSPKSIEESISQAKAAVSRACTLLTKDTIEAEGIIATVNPNRCTACELCILVCAYNAIEIEETKRGKIAKVNSALCKGCGACAATCRCSAIDIKGFTDMQMSLIINALR, from the coding sequence ATGGTGAATTTGCAAAACCCGGTTTCTGAAACCAGCAAGGTGGGTTCAGTGCTAGTTGTAGGTGGGGGGATTGGAGGGATACAGGCTGCACTTGACCTAGCCGAGTCAGGTTTCAAAGTTTACGTATTGGACAACTCCTCGGCTATAGGCGGAGTCATGGCGCAGCTGGACAAAACCTTTCCAACCAACGACTGCTCCATGTGCATTCTGTCCCCAAAGCTTGTGGAATGCGGAAGACACCTGAACGTTGAGGTTTTGACCTGCTCCGAAGTCACCGAGATTTCTGGAGAGGTAGGCAACTTTAACGTCTCAGTGAGACAACGACCGAGATACGTTGACATCGAGAAGTGCACAGGGTGTGGGGTGTGCGCCAAGTTCTGTCCAGTTGACGCCATAGACACCTTCAACAAAGGCTTGAGTGAGAGAACGGCGATTCACATCAACTACCCGCAAGCCGTTCCCTTGGTGTACATGATCGATAGGGAAAAGTGTGTAGGCTGTGGGCTCTGTAAAAACGTTTGTCTGGCCGACGCTATAAACTACTCGGATCAAGAGAAAGAAGTTAGGCTGAATGTTGGCGCTGTCATTCTAGCCCCCGGCGTTGAAGAGTTTAACGCCAGGTTGAAGAGTGAGTACGGTTACGGAAGATACCCCAACGTGGTCACGAGTATCGAGTTCGAGCGCATCCTGAGTGCCTCTGGCCCCTTCCTGGGGCGTGTACAGAGGCCTTCAGACGGAGATATCCCTAGGAAAATTGCCTTCATACAGTGCGTCGGCTCTAGAGATGTCACGTGTGGAAACGGCTACTGCTCTTCGGTTTGCTGCATGTACTCCACGAAGGAGGCGGTTATAGCCAGAGAGCACATGAGCCAGATTGAACCCACTATCTTCTATATAGACCTGCGGGCCTACGGGAAGGACTTCGACAAGTATATTGAGAGAGCTAAGAACGAGTACGGATTAAGGTTTGTCAGGTGTAGGGTGTCCGAAGTAAAGGAGATACCCAAAACTCAAAACCTGAGGATACGGTATGAAACCGAAGACGGAAGGCTCCACGAAGAAGAGTTCAACCTAGTCGTCCTATCGGTCGGCTTTACACCATCCGAGAACGTTAAGAAGCTAGCTAAAAGCCTCGGTGTTGAGCTGAACGAGCACGGTTTCTGTAAAACCCAACCTTTTCATCCGTTGGAAACCTCTAGGCCTGGAGTTTTCGTCTGTGGCATGTTCTCATCACCAAAGGATATTCCTGAAACCGTTACTCAGGCCAGCGCCGCCGCTACCAGTGTGGGCGAATTGCTCTCTTCTGTTCGAGGAACCCTGGTCAAGAAGAAGGAATATCCAAAAGAGCTGGATGTTAGAGGTCAGCCTCCCAGAATAGGGGTTTTCATATGTTACTGCGGCATCAACATTGGAGGGATTGTAGACGTTCCAAGCGTTGTGGATTATGCTCAGACTCTCCCGAACGTTGTCTACGCCTGCGAAAACCTCTACACATGCTCCTCAGACACTCAAGAGATAATCAAGAAGAGAATCCAAGAATACGAACTAAACAGAGTTATAGTGGCCTCATGTTCACCCCGAACCCATGAACCTCTCTTCCAAGAAACGATAAAGGCAGCTGGCTTAAACAGGTATCTCTTCGAGATGGCGAACATCCGCGACCAATGTTCCTGGGTGCACATGCGCAATCCTGAAGCCGCTACCGAGAAGGCGAAGGATCTGGTGAGAATGGCTGTGGCGAAGGCTAGAATGCTGGAGCCCTTAGAAAGGCTTTCTCTGGGGGTCACCCGCCGAGGCCTCGTCATCGGGGGAGGATTGGCCGGAATGACCGCGGTTCTAGCCTTAGCCGAACAAGGCTTTGAAGTTGACTTGGTAGAAAAGAACAATGAGCTTGGAGGCTTCCTGCGCAAAATATACTACACGTTGGACAACGACGACACCCAAGAGTACCTAAGAACCATTATTGAAAAGGTAAACTCGAACAAGCTGATCCAAGTCTTCCTTAACGCAAAGGTCGAGAACGTCTCCGGCTACGTGGGAAACTTCAAAACCACTGTAACCATAAACTCGGGCAGCGAAGCGAAAAAGGAGCTAGATCACGGAGTCATCATCGTGGCTACCGGAGGCGAAGAACACCACCCGAATGAGTACCTCTATGGAAAGGACCGCCGTATATTGACGCAGTTGGAATTGGAGAATACAATCGCCACTGCTGGCAACGAAAAGTTCGGGAACATGGTGATGATCCAATGCGTAGGGTCTAGGAATGACGAACACCCATACTGTAGCAGAATGTGCTGTGGAGAGGCAGTCAAGAACGCCTTGAAAATAAAGGAGAAAGACCCGGACGCTAACGTGTACATTCTGTACCGAGACATAAGAACCTACGGCCTAATGGAAGAACACTACAGAAGGGCTCGAGAGGCGGGAGTCGTCTTCATCCGCTACGAAGAAGAAAACAAGCCGAAGGTTGCCAAGGCCGCGTCAGGAGGAAAAGAAGTCTTGCAGATATCAGTTTTTGAACCAACCATCCAAGAAGACATCATCATAGACGCAGATCTCCTCGTTCTGAGCGCAGCCGTGATTCCACTCGAAGAAAACGAGACTCTAGCCAAGATGCTGAAGGTTCCCGTAAACGAAGACGGCTTCTTCTTAGAGGCGCACGCCAAGCTTCGCCCTGTCGACTTCGCTACAGAAGGCATCTTCGTGTGCGGGATGGCTCACTCACCGAAATCTATAGAAGAGAGTATTTCTCAAGCGAAGGCCGCGGTGTCCAGAGCGTGTACGCTGCTGACGAAAGACACCATCGAGGCTGAGGGAATCATCGCCACTGTCAACCCGAATAGGTGCACAGCGTGCGAGCTCTGCATACTGGTATGCGCCTACAACGCCATAGAAATTGAAGAAACCAAAAGGGGGAAAATAGCAAAGGTGAACAGCGCACTTTGCAAGGGATGCGGAGCCTGCGCCGCTACTTGCAGGTGCTCAGCAATTGATATCAAGGGCTTCACCGACATGCAGATGAGCTTGATCATAAACGCGTTGAGGTGA
- a CDS encoding hydrogenase iron-sulfur subunit produces MTFKESFEPDILGFLCNWCSYASADLAGVSRFQYPSNIRIIRVMCSARVDPTIVLEVFIRGLDGVMVLGCHLGTCHYMTGNYYAERRMKTTKKVLKNVGLSPDRLLVDWVSAAEGERFATLVKNFTERVKKLGRLGKETDMESQELKTCLVAAREVLAQERIRWLVGRERELVEDKNVFGEKVSQEKFDQLTLQTIEKEFAKRRILLSMEEDALSVKEIAQRVEASPREVLRNMVSLERDGLVSVVGIEGNSPKYRRTGG; encoded by the coding sequence TTGACCTTCAAAGAAAGCTTTGAACCAGACATCCTCGGATTTCTCTGCAACTGGTGTTCCTACGCCAGCGCAGACCTGGCTGGAGTCAGCCGTTTTCAGTACCCTTCAAACATCAGAATTATCAGAGTGATGTGCTCAGCAAGGGTTGACCCAACCATCGTCCTAGAAGTATTCATCCGAGGGCTGGACGGTGTCATGGTTCTGGGTTGCCACTTAGGAACCTGTCACTACATGACTGGAAACTACTACGCGGAGAGAAGAATGAAGACGACTAAAAAAGTTCTGAAAAATGTAGGGTTATCTCCTGACCGATTGCTGGTCGATTGGGTGTCTGCGGCTGAGGGTGAACGTTTCGCAACTCTGGTGAAAAATTTTACAGAGAGGGTAAAGAAATTGGGCCGACTTGGCAAAGAAACAGACATGGAATCCCAAGAGTTAAAGACATGCTTAGTCGCAGCCAGGGAAGTCCTTGCCCAGGAGAGAATTAGATGGCTTGTGGGCAGAGAAAGAGAACTCGTAGAGGACAAGAACGTCTTCGGAGAGAAGGTGTCACAAGAAAAGTTCGACCAACTGACGCTCCAAACAATCGAAAAGGAGTTTGCAAAAAGAAGAATTCTCCTTTCCATGGAAGAAGACGCTCTTTCTGTCAAAGAGATTGCCCAGAGAGTGGAAGCTTCACCGAGGGAAGTACTGAGAAATATGGTCTCTCTTGAGCGCGACGGATTAGTCTCTGTCGTGGGAATTGAAGGAAACAGCCCGAAGTACCGCAGGACGGGAGGGTGA
- a CDS encoding CoB--CoM heterodisulfide reductase iron-sulfur subunit A family protein, which produces MNEVRVGVFVCHCGTNIGGFLDVPGLAKYALSLPYVVFAKGNQYTCSDAGLTEIKNAIVENKLNRVVVASCTPRTHEPLFRSTCKEAGLNPYLFQFVNIRDQCSWVHMQERERATEKAKALIRMGVARAGLLEPLEETEVEVNPCALVIGGGIAGMTCALSLANRGFEVKLVEKEDRLGGTLNSLYKLYPTHEEASKWVQAKAEKLKNNPKIEILTSSEVKEVKGFVGNYDVTVKQGEKEKLFKAGVIIVATGADTLKPVGIYAYDGEHVITQMELERMLKEGRLNADIVVMIQCVESRNEKRAYCSKVCCPTALKNAMLIKEANPDAQVFVLYRDIVTPGTKYEDYYGKARGTGITFIKHSPERQPVLENGSVRVYDELLGEELILPYDLVVLSTPMVAHNDSRDLAQKLKVPVDENGFFLEAHVKLRPVDFATDGIYVCGCAHWPANVGESISQAYGAASRASIPMAVGHVKTEPLIPLVNEDECSGCSLCELTCPFKAIQVEEIEKGRKAKVIAASCKGCGACGAGCPQKAITMQHFTDEQLLAQVIPLTEVKP; this is translated from the coding sequence TTGAATGAAGTAAGAGTTGGCGTTTTCGTCTGTCACTGCGGCACAAACATAGGAGGGTTCTTGGACGTTCCGGGACTCGCCAAATACGCATTGAGTTTGCCTTATGTTGTTTTCGCGAAGGGCAATCAGTATACATGCTCTGATGCCGGATTGACAGAAATAAAAAATGCCATAGTCGAAAACAAACTTAACCGGGTGGTCGTAGCTTCTTGCACTCCTAGGACCCACGAGCCCCTGTTCAGGTCCACCTGCAAGGAGGCAGGACTGAACCCCTACCTCTTTCAGTTCGTCAACATACGGGACCAGTGCTCTTGGGTTCACATGCAAGAAAGGGAGAGGGCAACCGAAAAGGCGAAAGCCCTCATAAGGATGGGAGTCGCGAGAGCGGGGCTGCTAGAGCCTTTGGAAGAGACTGAGGTTGAGGTCAATCCGTGCGCTTTGGTGATTGGTGGAGGAATTGCGGGAATGACTTGTGCGCTAAGCCTAGCCAACCGAGGCTTTGAGGTGAAGCTGGTGGAGAAGGAGGACCGGCTAGGCGGGACTCTAAACAGCCTCTACAAGCTTTACCCAACGCACGAGGAAGCCTCAAAGTGGGTTCAAGCGAAAGCGGAGAAGCTTAAGAATAACCCGAAGATAGAGATTTTGACATCTTCCGAAGTTAAAGAAGTTAAAGGATTCGTGGGCAACTATGATGTAACAGTAAAGCAAGGAGAAAAGGAGAAGTTATTCAAGGCCGGAGTGATCATAGTGGCAACAGGGGCTGATACGCTCAAGCCCGTGGGCATATATGCCTACGATGGAGAACACGTTATCACCCAGATGGAACTGGAACGAATGCTGAAGGAAGGAAGGCTCAACGCTGACATTGTTGTGATGATTCAATGCGTAGAGTCGAGAAACGAAAAAAGAGCTTACTGCTCTAAAGTTTGCTGTCCAACCGCCCTCAAAAACGCCATGCTGATCAAAGAAGCTAACCCAGACGCTCAAGTTTTCGTGCTCTACAGAGATATAGTGACCCCAGGAACAAAATACGAGGATTACTATGGGAAAGCGAGAGGAACCGGCATAACGTTCATAAAACACTCGCCAGAAAGGCAGCCAGTCCTCGAGAACGGATCGGTGAGAGTTTATGATGAGCTTTTAGGCGAAGAACTCATCCTGCCTTATGACCTCGTTGTACTGTCGACCCCCATGGTTGCTCACAACGACTCCAGAGACCTCGCACAGAAACTGAAAGTGCCTGTGGATGAGAACGGTTTCTTCCTAGAGGCCCACGTGAAACTTCGACCTGTCGACTTCGCTACGGACGGCATCTATGTATGCGGTTGCGCCCACTGGCCAGCCAATGTCGGCGAGAGCATTTCCCAAGCGTATGGCGCAGCTTCTCGAGCGTCCATACCTATGGCAGTTGGACATGTGAAAACTGAGCCCCTAATCCCTCTGGTTAATGAGGACGAATGCTCAGGCTGCAGCTTGTGCGAGCTGACCTGCCCCTTCAAAGCGATACAAGTCGAAGAGATCGAGAAAGGGAGAAAAGCCAAGGTGATAGCCGCTTCCTGCAAGGGGTGCGGGGCATGCGGAGCTGGCTGCCCTCAAAAGGCGATCACCATGCAGCACTTCACAGATGAGCAACTCCTCGCTCAAGTAATTCCCCTAACTGAGGTGAAACCTTGA
- a CDS encoding CoB--CoM heterodisulfide reductase iron-sulfur subunit A family protein codes for MGEKPKAILVIGGGIAGIQAALDLGDMGIKVHLVERQPSIGGRMAQLDKTFPTNDCSICILAPKLADCFRHTNITLHTLSEVKEVTGQVRDFSVKLRKYARFVKEKECVNCGECAAKCPVKVPDEFDMGLRKREAIYPYYLQGVPAVMSIDRENCLYLTRGVCKICEKICSKKAIDFEQEDTNVMLHVGAIIVATGFDPYDPSGISQYGYKRYRNVVISLEYERLICASGPTGGHLLRPSDDKPAAKIAFVQCVGSRDLKNNRYCSSVCCMHATKEAMLAYEHNPKVKSYIFYMDLRAPGKNFQEYVARGEQEYNISYIRGRVAKITEDHDENLMVWYEETKSSKTKKMTVDLAVLATSLMPRRSVKELAKALGVELDEYNFFKTDPLIPLDTTKPGIFVCGCCRDPTDIPESVTQASGAAERAAETVMR; via the coding sequence TTGGGGGAAAAGCCTAAGGCAATTCTGGTTATCGGTGGTGGGATAGCTGGCATTCAGGCCGCACTCGACCTCGGAGATATGGGAATAAAGGTGCACCTAGTTGAGAGGCAGCCGAGCATAGGGGGGAGGATGGCTCAACTTGACAAGACTTTTCCGACAAACGACTGCTCCATTTGTATACTAGCCCCAAAACTGGCTGATTGCTTCAGACATACAAACATCACCCTCCACACGCTGTCGGAGGTCAAAGAGGTAACGGGACAAGTGAGAGATTTCTCTGTAAAGTTACGTAAGTATGCTAGATTTGTGAAGGAAAAGGAGTGTGTCAACTGTGGAGAGTGCGCTGCCAAGTGTCCAGTGAAGGTACCTGACGAGTTTGATATGGGACTGAGAAAGAGGGAAGCTATATACCCATACTACCTTCAAGGAGTCCCAGCGGTCATGAGTATCGATCGGGAAAACTGCCTTTACTTAACGAGAGGAGTGTGTAAAATTTGCGAGAAGATATGTTCTAAGAAGGCAATAGACTTTGAGCAGGAGGACACAAACGTAATGTTGCACGTTGGTGCCATCATCGTCGCCACTGGTTTTGACCCTTACGACCCGTCTGGAATCTCCCAGTATGGCTACAAAAGGTACAGGAACGTCGTCATTTCTTTGGAATACGAAAGGCTGATATGCGCCTCGGGACCCACTGGAGGACACCTTCTGAGACCCTCAGACGATAAGCCCGCAGCGAAAATCGCTTTCGTCCAATGTGTCGGGTCTAGAGATCTCAAAAACAACCGTTACTGCTCATCCGTCTGCTGTATGCACGCAACCAAGGAGGCCATGCTTGCCTACGAACATAACCCCAAGGTGAAGTCTTACATATTCTACATGGACCTCAGGGCCCCAGGCAAGAACTTTCAAGAGTACGTGGCGAGGGGAGAGCAAGAGTATAACATATCATACATCAGAGGAAGAGTAGCCAAGATCACCGAAGACCATGACGAGAACCTCATGGTTTGGTACGAAGAAACTAAGAGCTCAAAAACAAAGAAAATGACCGTAGATCTGGCGGTTTTGGCGACAAGCCTGATGCCAAGGAGGAGCGTAAAGGAACTGGCAAAAGCTCTGGGCGTCGAGCTTGACGAATATAACTTTTTCAAGACGGACCCTCTCATCCCGTTAGACACGACAAAGCCGGGAATATTCGTGTGTGGTTGCTGTCGGGACCCAACGGATATACCAGAGTCTGTTACCCAAGCGAGTGGAGCAGCCGAGAGAGCGGCGGAAACGGTGATGAGGTGA
- a CDS encoding Coenzyme F420 hydrogenase/dehydrogenase, beta subunit C-terminal domain: MEEVKSFKDLIKEVVETGICGKCGGCVSFCSAGELNALEMGENELPRYINEDNCLKCGICYLICPQTDTLNVELQEKFGWNPSIGKYQKVISTQTTDKKIKKICTDGGVVTSLLIYLLERNLINGAIVSKKTGRFARKAIIARTREGLIEAAGSTFSGSLHLEELGGKYTTYTPILSTVKSLEKRYLQDIAVVGTPCQINAIRKMQCLGIIPAHLIKYTIGLFCIENFSFNDVARERLEKKLDINLENIVKLNIKDDFIITLTKGVTIHVPLEEIDEVARPACFACQDFSNEYADISVGGLGSPNEYTTVLIRTELGSSVYDEALRKGYIQERTFEDVEESKLEKTKMMAKIVSYSRRKKMRAKERLSELAGGKVLGGKA, translated from the coding sequence ATGGAGGAGGTTAAGTCATTTAAAGACCTGATCAAGGAAGTTGTTGAAACCGGAATATGTGGCAAGTGTGGTGGCTGCGTCTCTTTCTGCTCAGCTGGAGAACTTAACGCCCTAGAGATGGGAGAAAACGAGTTGCCACGATACATCAACGAGGATAATTGTCTAAAATGCGGAATATGCTATCTCATATGTCCCCAAACAGATACGTTAAATGTAGAGCTCCAGGAAAAATTCGGTTGGAATCCCTCTATTGGAAAATACCAGAAGGTAATCTCCACTCAGACGACAGATAAAAAGATAAAAAAAATTTGCACAGACGGAGGAGTAGTGACCTCCCTCCTTATATACTTATTAGAGCGCAATCTGATAAATGGCGCAATTGTCTCAAAGAAGACCGGACGCTTCGCTAGGAAGGCGATAATAGCTAGGACACGTGAGGGGCTCATCGAAGCGGCGGGTTCTACGTTCTCAGGGTCCCTCCACCTAGAAGAATTAGGGGGAAAATATACTACTTACACCCCGATCCTGTCCACAGTAAAGAGCTTAGAGAAAAGATATCTACAGGATATCGCTGTGGTTGGAACTCCCTGCCAGATTAACGCGATCCGAAAGATGCAGTGCCTGGGGATCATCCCAGCTCACCTCATAAAGTATACAATAGGACTTTTCTGCATAGAGAACTTCTCCTTCAATGACGTAGCGAGGGAAAGGTTAGAAAAAAAACTCGACATCAATCTGGAGAATATTGTTAAACTAAATATCAAAGACGACTTCATAATTACCCTCACTAAGGGCGTGACAATTCATGTCCCATTAGAAGAGATAGATGAAGTTGCTCGCCCAGCATGTTTTGCATGTCAAGACTTCAGCAACGAGTATGCAGATATCTCGGTTGGAGGACTTGGTTCACCCAATGAATACACTACAGTTCTTATAAGGACAGAATTAGGTTCATCAGTCTACGATGAAGCTCTTCGTAAGGGTTACATCCAGGAGAGAACATTCGAAGATGTGGAGGAAAGTAAGCTGGAGAAGACAAAGATGATGGCTAAGATCGTCTCCTACTCTAGGAGAAAGAAGATGAGAGCCAAGGAGAGGCTTTCGGAATTGGCGGGAGGAAAGGTCCTTGGGGGAAAAGCCTAA